The following are from one region of the Nostoc cf. commune SO-36 genome:
- a CDS encoding type II toxin-antitoxin system ParD family antitoxin: MSNINISLPESMKAFIDEQVAQGGYGSVSEYLQELITQDQKRKMQEHIEELLIAGLESGEAIEVNDEWWQQKRTHLIVEGHLLPTKEMHGYRVKLSSLN, from the coding sequence ATGAGTAACATTAATATTTCCTTGCCTGAGTCGATGAAAGCCTTTATTGATGAACAAGTGGCTCAAGGTGGCTATGGTTCAGTTAGCGAATATCTACAAGAGTTAATTACTCAAGACCAAAAACGCAAGATGCAAGAACATATAGAAGAACTTTTAATTGCAGGACTTGAAAGTGGAGAAGCAATAGAAGTTAATGATGAATGGTGGCAGCAAAAACGCACACATTTGATCGTTGAGGGTCATCTGTTACCCACCAAAGAAATGCATGGGTATCGAGTAAAGCTCTCATCGCTAAACTAG
- a CDS encoding SPFH domain-containing protein: MILETAAIAVGTIIATKALEKTTEKITETLVDKTGKFLVTLKKQSPQTVVAIEKAPEQPLDYGKAVLEIESAAKANPEVAQAMQELAAAAKAEPNPKLAEILAMPNLEKLADKIGQVVMPGGTGNIENQSF, from the coding sequence GTTGGTACTATAATAGCCACCAAAGCCTTAGAAAAAACAACCGAAAAGATAACAGAAACTTTAGTGGATAAGACTGGCAAGTTTCTCGTCACTCTTAAAAAACAGTCTCCCCAGACTGTAGTTGCTATTGAGAAAGCGCCAGAGCAACCACTCGATTATGGTAAGGCTGTACTAGAGATAGAATCGGCTGCTAAAGCTAACCCTGAAGTGGCTCAAGCTATGCAAGAATTGGCCGCAGCAGCTAAAGCAGAACCAAATCCTAAATTGGCTGAAATTCTGGCTATGCCTAACCTGGAAAAATTAGCAGATAAAATTGGTCAGGTAGTAATGCCAGGTGGGACAGGAAATATTGAAAATCAGTCTTTTTAA
- a CDS encoding tetratricopeptide repeat protein, protein MPEESGKFADKVGAYAAPYSQVNIGTQIIEGQKQLIPTKFIPYRGSVNFVGRETELTILHEDLQRGNYVAIAGMGGVGKTELATQYARRYQQDYGGITWFNDRETNLAAEVLEFFGLQFSLEIPQELGGRLLNLKEQVAWCWSKYPDSPFPILIVFDDVTDLDNLREVIPNNNRFQVLITTRLRNLDPNFIQEIPLDVLSPQKEPGKALELLKRLLGEKDKRVENQPQAATAICECLEYLPLGIELVGGYLIRDPDISLDIMFGRLQERKLTEAALQDRKTLNSTQLGVKAAFALTWSELNPLAQQLGIFLSLFSPVQILWELVIWVATESQKAEEQGSRGAEEKNSPQTEVGDLDTFQGEENSPPCSPLPALLPFLTWSEDELNAVKNQLYGRNLLQLVEERAGCYKIHALVRWFLQEQLADAGETKSVLETTFATAMIAFAQTLPDSPTSKDIEFFKDVILHLEDIGKRLIAEIKEATEAQTFFTASVPNKQVLWIFVGIGRFYDGQGLYKLAEPWYEDGVNVCQALFAGDHPNVANSLNNLAALYYSQGRYSDAEPLLSDALAMTKRLFAGDHPDVASNLNNLAGLYDSQGRYSDAEPLYSDALAMRKRLFAGDHADVASSLNSLAALYNSQGRYSDAEPLLSDALAMTKRLFAGDHPDVASSLNNLAALYDSQGRYSDAEPLLSDALAMRKRLFADNHPYVATSLNNLAFLYKSQGRYSDAEPLYSDALAMRKRLFAGDHPDVASGLNNLAALYKSQGRYSDAEPLYSDALAMRKRLFAGDHPDVANSLNNLASLYDSQGRYSDAEPLYSDALAMTKRLFAGDHPDVATSLNNLAFLYNSQGRYSDAEPLYSDALAMRKRLFAGDHPDVATSLNNLASLYDSQGRYSDAEPLYSDALAMCQRVLGVNHPTTATIRENLAILQRQSSPRAIRKGRLSQFVQTLKAILILPFSLLWRLAKKLIRN, encoded by the coding sequence ATGCCTGAAGAATCTGGCAAGTTTGCCGACAAAGTTGGCGCTTATGCCGCCCCTTATTCTCAAGTTAACATTGGCACTCAAATTATTGAGGGGCAAAAGCAGCTAATTCCCACAAAATTTATCCCCTATCGCGGTTCTGTTAATTTTGTCGGGCGAGAAACGGAACTGACAATACTGCATGAAGACTTGCAGCGCGGAAATTATGTAGCAATAGCGGGAATGGGTGGCGTAGGCAAAACTGAATTAGCCACCCAATACGCCAGACGATATCAACAAGATTATGGCGGGATTACCTGGTTTAACGACAGAGAAACCAATCTCGCCGCCGAAGTTTTAGAGTTTTTTGGGTTGCAGTTTAGTTTGGAGATTCCCCAAGAACTAGGAGGAAGACTTTTAAACCTTAAAGAACAAGTCGCCTGGTGTTGGTCTAAATATCCCGACTCTCCCTTTCCGATTTTAATCGTCTTCGATGACGTAACTGATTTAGACAACCTCCGCGAAGTCATTCCCAACAATAATCGCTTCCAAGTCTTAATTACTACTCGACTGCGAAATTTAGACCCGAATTTTATTCAAGAGATTCCCTTAGATGTTCTCTCACCCCAAAAAGAACCAGGTAAAGCCTTAGAACTGTTAAAACGACTGTTGGGCGAAAAAGATAAGCGAGTCGAAAACCAACCACAAGCCGCAACAGCAATATGTGAATGTCTAGAATATTTGCCCTTGGGGATAGAGTTAGTGGGAGGTTATTTAATACGCGACCCGGACATATCTTTAGATATCATGTTTGGGCGATTGCAAGAACGTAAATTAACAGAAGCAGCTTTACAAGACCGGAAAACTCTCAACTCAACTCAACTGGGAGTCAAAGCCGCCTTTGCTTTAACTTGGTCAGAACTCAACCCACTGGCGCAACAACTAGGAATATTTTTGAGTTTATTTTCTCCTGTACAGATTCTTTGGGAATTGGTTATTTGGGTGGCAACAGAAAGTCAAAAAGCAGAGGAGCAGGGGAGCAGGGGAGCAGAGGAGAAAAACAGCCCACAAACGGAAGTAGGAGACTTAGACACCTTCCAAGGTGAAGAAAACAGTCCCCCCTGCTCCCCGCTCCCGGCTCTCTTGCCTTTTTTAACTTGGTCAGAAGATGAATTAAACGCAGTTAAAAATCAACTCTACGGGCGCAACTTGCTGCAACTGGTAGAAGAAAGAGCAGGATGTTATAAAATTCATGCCTTAGTGCGGTGGTTTTTGCAAGAGCAGTTAGCCGACGCTGGCGAAACCAAATCAGTTTTAGAAACAACCTTTGCCACCGCCATGATAGCCTTTGCCCAAACCCTTCCTGATTCACCTACTTCTAAAGATATTGAATTCTTCAAAGATGTTATTCTTCATCTTGAAGATATAGGAAAACGTTTAATTGCAGAGATAAAGGAAGCCACAGAAGCACAGACATTTTTCACAGCATCAGTGCCTAACAAGCAAGTACTGTGGATATTTGTGGGTATAGGAAGATTTTATGATGGACAAGGATTATATAAATTAGCAGAACCTTGGTATGAGGATGGCGTAAATGTTTGCCAAGCTCTGTTTGCTGGCGACCATCCCAATGTCGCTAATAGCTTGAACAATTTAGCAGCACTCTACTATAGCCAAGGGAGGTACAGCGATGCCGAACCACTATTGAGTGATGCTTTGGCAATGACAAAGCGCCTGTTTGCTGGCGACCATCCTGATGTGGCTAGTAACTTGAACAATTTAGCAGGACTCTACGATAGCCAAGGGAGGTACAGCGATGCCGAACCACTATACAGTGATGCTTTGGCAATGAGAAAGCGCCTGTTTGCTGGCGACCATGCTGATGTGGCTAGTAGCTTGAACAGTTTAGCAGCACTCTACAATAGCCAAGGGAGGTACAGCGATGCCGAACCACTATTGAGTGATGCTTTGGCAATGACAAAGCGCCTGTTTGCTGGCGACCATCCTGATGTGGCTAGTAGCTTGAACAATTTAGCAGCACTCTACGATAGCCAAGGGAGGTACAGCGATGCCGAACCACTATTGAGTGATGCTTTGGCAATGAGAAAGCGCCTGTTTGCTGACAACCATCCCTATGTCGCTACTAGCTTGAACAATTTAGCTTTCCTCTACAAAAGCCAAGGGAGGTACAGCGATGCCGAACCACTATACAGTGATGCTTTGGCAATGAGAAAGCGCCTGTTTGCTGGCGACCATCCTGATGTGGCTAGTGGCTTGAACAATTTAGCAGCACTCTACAAAAGCCAAGGAAGGTACAGCGATGCCGAACCACTATACAGTGATGCTTTGGCAATGAGAAAGCGCCTGTTTGCTGGCGACCATCCTGATGTGGCTAATAGCTTGAACAATTTAGCTTCCCTCTACGATAGCCAAGGGAGGTACAGCGATGCCGAACCACTATACAGTGATGCTTTGGCAATGACAAAGCGCCTGTTTGCTGGCGACCATCCAGATGTCGCCACTAGCTTGAACAATTTAGCTTTCCTCTACAATAGCCAAGGGAGGTACAGCGATGCCGAACCACTATACAGTGATGCTTTGGCAATGAGAAAGCGCCTGTTTGCTGGCGACCATCCTGATGTCGCCACTAGCTTGAACAATTTAGCTTCCCTCTACGATAGCCAAGGGAGGTACAGCGATGCCGAACCACTATACAGTGATGCTTTGGCAATGTGCCAACGGGTGTTAGGAGTTAATCATCCCACTACAGCGACAATTCGAGAAAATCTAGCAATCTTGCAACGCCAGTCTTCTCCCCGTGCTATCCGCAAAGGTCGATTAAGTCAGTTTGTGCAAACGTTAAAGGCGATATTAATTTTACCGTTTTCTCTATTGTGGCGATTGGCTAAAAAATTAATTCGTAATTAA